The following are encoded together in the Candidatus Methylomirabilis oxygeniifera genome:
- a CDS encoding CDP-diacylglycerol--serine O-phosphatidyltransferase — translation MRKGRRRRGVYLLPSLLTISSLLCGVYAIVAVYNDEYTRSATAILIALILDGLDGAVARLTNTQSDFGVQLDSLADLVAFGVAPAILSYAWAIKPYTKMGWLFGSIIPTALFVASGAFRLARFNVQTQTLDKRYFVGLPIPAAAAVIASFILFMRESTSLVLFEHEWLSDRAMSVLMVVSVYALSFLMVCRLRYRSLKGIEIKKRQPFALLIGLTLVVLVIASEPRVVAFSFFSLYALSGVIRMIPPIRGHVSEPIEHVLGGEGRP, via the coding sequence ATGAGGAAAGGCCGTCGCCGACGTGGGGTCTACCTGCTGCCGAGTCTGCTAACCATCAGCAGCCTGCTGTGCGGGGTCTACGCGATCGTTGCCGTTTACAACGACGAGTACACCCGCTCGGCCACCGCGATCCTCATTGCGCTGATTTTGGACGGCCTCGACGGGGCTGTCGCCCGGCTGACTAATACTCAGAGCGATTTCGGCGTACAGCTCGATTCGTTGGCGGACCTGGTTGCGTTCGGCGTTGCACCCGCTATCCTCTCCTATGCGTGGGCCATTAAGCCCTACACCAAGATGGGGTGGTTGTTCGGATCGATCATCCCGACAGCGCTGTTCGTCGCGAGCGGCGCTTTCAGATTGGCGCGTTTCAACGTTCAGACACAGACACTCGATAAGCGCTATTTTGTCGGCCTGCCGATTCCGGCGGCTGCGGCGGTGATCGCCTCCTTTATACTGTTCATGCGGGAGTCGACTTCGCTGGTCCTCTTTGAGCACGAGTGGCTCTCGGATCGGGCGATGTCCGTGCTGATGGTCGTGAGCGTCTATGCTCTGTCGTTCTTAATGGTCTGTCGACTCCGGTACCGCAGCCTGAAAGGAATAGAGATCAAGAAGCGTCAACCCTTCGCGCTCCTTATCGGTTTGACGCTCGTGGTTCTAGTCATCGCTTCAGAACCTCGCGTGGTGGCCTTTTCGTTCTTTTCCCTCTACGCCCTGTCCGGTGTCATTCGCATGATTCCGCCAATTAGAGGACATGTGTCAGAGCCTATTGAACATGTCCTCGGTGGAGAAGGTAGACCATAG
- the leuA gene encoding 2-isopropylmalate synthase (Alpha-isopropylmalate synthase) (Alpha-IPM synthetase) (Evidence 2a : Function of homologous gene experimentally demonstrated in an other organism; PubMedId : 12070767, 15159544; Product type e : enzyme), translating to MSKRILIFDTTLRDGEQAPGCSMNTREKLEMARQLARLKVDVIEAGFAIASEDDFEAVKTISQNLKGGPIIASLCRTRDLDIDRAWEALQYADRARIHIFIATSEIHITYKLKSTQEEVLQAAVTAVKHARRYTDDVEFSPEDAHRSEQDFLCKVVEEVIRAGATTINIPDTVGYGVPWEFGARIKDLFDRVPNIDKAVISCHCHNDLGLAVANSLEAVRNGAGQVECTINGIGERAGNASLEEIVMALRTRKDLLDFETGINTEEIYRSSRLLTSIIGVPVQPNKAIVGANAFAHEAGVHQHGMLQKPLTYEIMTPESVGVPRSRLVLGKHSGRHAFKKRLDELGVMLPEEAVNRAFIRFKVVADKKKEVFDDDLLAIVEEEALAAGETYILDHLQFTSGTNLIPTATVRLKRENETLQESGWGDGPVDAAYKAIDQITKVQGRLADYSIRAITGGKDALGEVVLKLEVNGHTVIGKGSSTDVIEASVRAYLNAINKIIGAERPPKDTAAPRGL from the coding sequence ATGAGCAAGCGGATTCTGATCTTCGACACCACGCTGAGAGACGGCGAGCAGGCGCCGGGTTGCAGCATGAATACCCGGGAGAAGCTGGAGATGGCCAGGCAACTGGCGCGTCTGAAGGTCGACGTGATCGAGGCCGGCTTCGCCATCGCTTCGGAAGACGACTTTGAAGCGGTCAAGACGATCTCCCAGAACCTGAAGGGCGGGCCGATCATTGCCAGCCTCTGCCGGACTCGTGACCTCGACATCGACCGCGCCTGGGAGGCGCTGCAATATGCCGATCGCGCAAGGATCCACATCTTCATCGCAACCTCAGAGATTCACATCACCTACAAGCTGAAATCGACCCAGGAAGAGGTCTTGCAGGCTGCCGTGACAGCGGTGAAACATGCCAGGCGTTATACCGACGATGTCGAGTTTTCTCCCGAGGATGCCCATCGGAGCGAGCAGGATTTTCTCTGCAAGGTTGTTGAGGAGGTGATCAGGGCGGGCGCCACCACGATCAACATTCCCGATACGGTCGGCTATGGCGTCCCATGGGAATTCGGGGCGAGGATCAAGGACCTATTCGACCGCGTGCCCAACATCGACAAAGCGGTCATAAGCTGCCACTGTCATAACGATCTCGGGTTGGCGGTGGCGAATTCGCTGGAGGCGGTGCGAAACGGAGCCGGACAGGTCGAATGCACCATTAACGGAATCGGTGAGCGCGCCGGAAACGCGTCGCTCGAAGAGATCGTCATGGCGCTTCGGACGCGAAAAGACCTGCTCGACTTTGAGACCGGTATCAACACAGAGGAGATCTATCGGTCGAGCAGGCTGCTCACCAGCATCATCGGGGTCCCCGTCCAGCCGAACAAGGCCATTGTCGGCGCCAATGCCTTCGCACACGAGGCCGGCGTGCACCAACACGGCATGCTGCAGAAGCCGCTGACCTACGAGATCATGACCCCGGAGTCGGTGGGAGTTCCCCGAAGTCGACTGGTGCTTGGCAAACATTCCGGGCGGCATGCGTTTAAGAAGCGGCTGGATGAGTTGGGCGTCATGTTGCCGGAAGAGGCCGTGAACCGGGCCTTTATCCGTTTTAAGGTCGTGGCCGATAAGAAGAAAGAGGTGTTCGACGACGACCTGTTGGCCATCGTCGAAGAGGAGGCACTGGCCGCCGGCGAGACCTACATCCTTGACCATCTGCAGTTTACCAGCGGCACAAATCTCATCCCGACTGCCACCGTACGGCTCAAGCGCGAGAACGAGACGCTCCAGGAGTCTGGCTGGGGTGACGGTCCGGTGGACGCAGCATACAAAGCGATCGACCAGATTACGAAGGTCCAAGGACGGCTGGCCGACTATTCGATCAGAGCCATCACAGGCGGCAAGGACGCGCTAGGCGAGGTAGTCCTGAAGCTGGAGGTCAATGGTCACACCGTGATCGGCAAAGGCAGTTCGACCGATGTCATCGAGGCCAGCGTCAGGGCGTACTTAAACGCGATCAACAAGATCATCGGCGCCGAGCGGCCGCCAAAGGATACGGCTGCGCCGAGAGGACTGTGA
- the asd gene encoding Aspartate-semialdehyde dehydrogenase (ASA dehydrogenase) (ASADH) (Evidence 2a : Function of homologous gene experimentally demonstrated in an other organism; PubMedId : 10369777; Product type e : enzyme), whose translation MSKAYTVAVVGATGAVGETMLQLLEERNFPVRQLKLLASERSAGKSLTFLGEEIKVEQLSERSFQGIEIALFSAGATRSQQFAPAAVKAGAIVIDNSSAFRMDPEIPLVVPEINPDALAGYQDRGIIANPNCTTIVMLMPLKPLHDYGRVRRIVASSYQAVSGAGAKGIEELRRQTLAWARGESIEIGAFPKQIAFNVIPHIDTFQPNGYTKEELKLVFETRKILGDETIGVSPTTVRVPVFTAHSISMNVETERKIGVEKAKELLSKMPGLVVFDDPAAGRYPMPVLAAGKDDCFVGRIREDLSNDHALNLWVVGDQLRKGAALNAIQIAELLVDRYL comes from the coding sequence ATGAGTAAAGCTTATACGGTTGCAGTCGTCGGAGCTACCGGTGCGGTCGGAGAGACGATGCTTCAACTGCTGGAGGAACGGAACTTTCCCGTCCGGCAACTGAAGCTCTTGGCCTCCGAGCGGTCCGCCGGAAAGAGTCTGACCTTTCTGGGGGAGGAGATCAAGGTCGAGCAGCTTAGTGAGCGTTCGTTCCAAGGGATTGAGATTGCTCTGTTCTCTGCGGGCGCCACCCGCAGTCAGCAGTTTGCTCCGGCAGCCGTCAAGGCCGGTGCAATCGTCATCGATAACAGCTCCGCGTTCCGGATGGACCCGGAGATCCCGCTTGTTGTTCCGGAGATTAATCCGGACGCACTTGCCGGATATCAGGATCGGGGCATCATCGCTAACCCTAACTGCACCACGATCGTCATGCTCATGCCGCTCAAGCCGCTGCACGACTATGGCCGCGTCAGGCGCATCGTTGCCTCGAGCTACCAGGCGGTGTCCGGTGCTGGAGCAAAGGGAATCGAAGAGCTGAGACGGCAGACTCTGGCCTGGGCCAGGGGTGAGTCGATCGAGATCGGGGCATTCCCTAAACAAATTGCATTCAACGTGATTCCTCATATCGACACATTTCAGCCGAACGGCTACACGAAGGAAGAGTTAAAGCTTGTCTTCGAGACCCGAAAGATCCTGGGAGACGAAACGATCGGGGTCTCACCGACGACCGTGCGCGTCCCCGTGTTTACCGCTCACTCCATCTCCATGAACGTCGAGACAGAGCGGAAGATCGGGGTAGAGAAGGCAAAGGAGTTACTTTCGAAAATGCCGGGACTCGTCGTATTCGATGACCCGGCAGCAGGCCGTTACCCGATGCCGGTTCTCGCGGCCGGTAAGGACGACTGCTTTGTAGGTCGGATCAGAGAAGATCTTTCGAACGATCACGCCCTCAATCTCTGGGTGGTGGGAGACCAGCTTCGAAAAGGGGCGGCCCTGAATGCCATCCAGATTGCCGAGCTGCTAGTCGACCGATATCTGTGA
- the truA gene encoding tRNA pseudouridine synthase A (tRNA-uridine isomerase I) (tRNA pseudouridylate synthase I) yields MTTFKLTIEYDGTDYHGWQVQPGMTTIQGTLQGAVARIVGKDVHVMGAGRTDAGVHAHGQVASLRTEFHHPPDTFRRALTSVLPSDIVVTAVEEMDDDFHAQYSAQWKRYRYSLLTRPYPSAIERRYTLFVPYPLQTDAMAVAAGSLVGTHDFSAFQAAHSSAESPVRTVLVAEFRQHGDHLLFEIVADGFLRHMIRIIMGTLLDIGRGRLQVEALHIIREGRDRNQASKTISPHGLCLLEVGYHPFSTRLKTEGEGAEGRGL; encoded by the coding sequence ATGACGACGTTTAAGTTAACGATCGAATATGATGGAACCGACTATCATGGCTGGCAAGTCCAGCCCGGGATGACGACTATTCAAGGAACGCTACAGGGGGCTGTTGCGCGAATTGTCGGGAAAGATGTCCATGTGATGGGCGCGGGGCGAACCGACGCCGGCGTCCACGCCCATGGTCAGGTCGCCAGCCTTCGTACTGAATTTCATCATCCACCGGACACCTTCCGGCGAGCCTTGACCAGCGTACTGCCGTCGGACATTGTGGTGACGGCGGTAGAGGAGATGGACGACGACTTTCATGCCCAGTACTCGGCTCAGTGGAAACGGTACCGGTATAGCCTGCTCACGCGACCGTACCCCTCCGCCATCGAACGTCGCTACACCTTATTTGTTCCTTACCCTCTGCAGACAGATGCCATGGCTGTCGCCGCAGGAAGTCTGGTCGGTACCCACGATTTCAGTGCCTTTCAAGCCGCTCACAGCTCCGCAGAGTCTCCCGTCCGGACGGTCTTGGTGGCTGAGTTCCGGCAGCATGGAGATCACCTGCTCTTTGAGATTGTAGCCGATGGATTTCTCCGCCACATGATCCGAATCATCATGGGAACCTTGTTGGACATTGGGCGGGGGAGATTACAGGTGGAAGCACTTCATATAATACGTGAGGGAAGAGACCGCAACCAAGCGTCAAAAACGATCTCTCCACATGGACTGTGTCTGCTTGAGGTGGGCTACCACCCCTTCAGTACCAGGCTGAAGACCGAAGGTGAAGGGGCTGAAGGTAGAGGGCTTTGA
- a CDS encoding Multicopper oxidase family protein: protein MSNSTDLSRRRLLQYFGLSAVATAVVPDWLLAASEQGSQNQAGPSEPDVECGITALTTELPILSADRPTKVWKFSGELVKGPPGTVQNIPDSYLGPILRLRKGQKVRIRFHNKLPEPCIIHQHGLHVPEKADGHPRHQIGSGQTSVYEFTVLDRAGTYWFHPHTHHRTAEQAYYGLAGLILVTDAEEQSLELPRDEYDVPLVIQDRSFDDQNQLRYIAHRHDRWRGFLGDRVLVNGKLNFVLPLATRAYRLRILNGANSRIYKLTWSDGGPLTVIGTDGGLLETPEVRNYLMLAPGERVDLWADFRGRKVGDEITLRSTAFSGVMPMMGMGGGMMGMGRGMRGGMMGGALPQGAEYPILTVRIVREERDQLTLPRHLSQIERYRPQEAANSRKPRSIHLSMRGMSPQLNGRSFEMTKVAEDEVIPLNTLQVLEFVNQDHRARGMMMAHPMHIHGQQFQVLKRELASGFEQRYASVSQGFVDNGWKDTVLVMPGEKVTILKRFDHYTGLYLYHCHNLEHEDLDMMRNFLVQA from the coding sequence ATGAGCAACTCGACTGATCTCTCCCGAAGAAGGCTTTTGCAATACTTCGGTCTCAGCGCAGTGGCGACGGCCGTGGTTCCGGACTGGCTGTTGGCGGCGAGCGAACAGGGTTCTCAGAACCAAGCTGGTCCATCAGAACCGGATGTGGAGTGCGGAATCACTGCGCTGACAACAGAGCTTCCGATTCTCTCGGCCGATCGTCCGACAAAGGTCTGGAAGTTTTCCGGCGAGTTGGTCAAGGGTCCACCCGGCACCGTACAGAACATCCCGGACAGCTATCTCGGTCCCATCCTACGGTTACGCAAGGGACAAAAGGTGCGCATCCGTTTCCACAACAAATTGCCGGAACCCTGCATCATCCATCAGCATGGCCTGCACGTACCCGAGAAGGCGGATGGCCACCCTCGACATCAGATCGGCAGCGGCCAAACCTCTGTGTACGAATTCACGGTCCTCGATCGCGCCGGAACCTATTGGTTCCACCCGCACACACACCATCGGACGGCTGAGCAGGCCTACTATGGTCTGGCGGGTTTGATTCTCGTGACTGATGCTGAGGAGCAGTCGTTGGAGTTGCCTCGCGATGAGTATGATGTTCCACTGGTCATTCAGGATCGCAGCTTTGATGATCAGAACCAGCTCCGCTATATTGCGCATAGGCATGACCGATGGAGGGGGTTCCTGGGCGATCGGGTGCTGGTCAACGGCAAACTGAATTTCGTCCTCCCGCTTGCGACCCGCGCCTACCGTCTTCGAATCCTCAACGGAGCGAATTCCCGCATCTATAAGCTGACGTGGAGCGATGGAGGTCCGTTGACCGTGATTGGTACCGATGGGGGACTTCTGGAAACTCCGGAGGTCCGCAACTATCTAATGTTGGCCCCCGGTGAACGAGTAGACCTGTGGGCGGACTTCCGTGGCCGAAAGGTCGGTGACGAAATCACGCTGCGCAGCACTGCCTTCTCCGGCGTCATGCCTATGATGGGTATGGGCGGCGGCATGATGGGGATGGGGCGCGGTATGCGAGGCGGTATGATGGGTGGCGCTCTGCCTCAAGGCGCGGAGTATCCCATCCTGACGGTTCGTATTGTGAGGGAGGAACGTGATCAACTGACCCTTCCGCGCCACTTATCGCAGATTGAGCGGTACCGACCGCAAGAAGCCGCCAATAGCCGGAAGCCCAGGTCGATCCATCTGTCAATGAGAGGTATGTCGCCACAACTGAATGGCCGCTCATTTGAAATGACTAAAGTTGCCGAAGATGAGGTCATCCCGCTCAATACCTTACAGGTTCTTGAATTCGTCAATCAGGACCACCGGGCCCGTGGGATGATGATGGCCCACCCAATGCACATCCACGGACAGCAGTTTCAGGTGCTCAAACGGGAGCTGGCATCCGGATTTGAACAGCGCTACGCGTCGGTCAGTCAAGGATTCGTCGATAACGGCTGGAAGGATACGGTGCTGGTCATGCCGGGGGAAAAGGTCACAATCCTCAAACGCTTTGACCATTACACGGGTCTGTATCTCTATCACTGCCACAATCTCGAACACGAGGATCTGGATATGATGCGCAACTTTCTGGTGCAAGCATAG
- a CDS encoding DSBA oxidoreductase precursor produces the protein MRLIGKSISGHRAIAIGAALLLWTVLWQQSAFGGEPTAKPVQSKAAAKIDDYVITLDEIEKALAPQLAKLEDQKFQLLESKLDELIEKRLLAVEAKRRGITVEDLLKAEVTSKIPEVSDAEVTAFITQNRARLQGDEAGLRPKVRDYLSDQKMEEKQRIYLAGLRQHAKVERFLEEPEPTRIAVSAEGAFAQGPKDAPITIVEFSDFQCPYCSRVVATLKEIVRLYPKQVRLAFRDFPIANLHPKAAKAHEAARCAGEQGKFWGYHDRLFESQAQATVADFKRFAEQLKLDGKNFATCLDSGKYAAAVEADVQEGTRLGITGTPTFFINGRLVVGALPLEMFQKFIDRELRRSVK, from the coding sequence ATGCGGTTAATCGGGAAGAGCATCTCTGGACACCGGGCCATCGCGATCGGTGCGGCCTTGCTGTTGTGGACAGTGCTGTGGCAGCAGTCCGCGTTCGGCGGCGAGCCGACGGCCAAACCGGTTCAATCGAAGGCGGCTGCAAAAATAGATGACTATGTGATTACGCTCGATGAGATCGAGAAGGCTCTGGCCCCGCAGCTCGCCAAATTGGAAGATCAAAAGTTCCAGCTCCTGGAGTCAAAGCTGGATGAGCTGATCGAAAAGCGCCTTCTAGCAGTCGAGGCGAAGCGCCGCGGGATAACGGTCGAGGACCTATTGAAGGCCGAGGTCACCTCGAAGATCCCCGAGGTAAGCGACGCAGAGGTAACGGCATTCATTACGCAGAACCGGGCGCGCCTTCAAGGAGACGAAGCCGGGCTTCGCCCCAAGGTCCGTGACTATTTGAGCGACCAAAAGATGGAAGAAAAGCAAAGAATCTATCTGGCCGGACTCCGGCAACACGCAAAGGTCGAGCGCTTTCTGGAAGAGCCTGAGCCGACTCGAATTGCCGTGAGCGCGGAAGGAGCCTTTGCGCAAGGCCCCAAGGATGCGCCGATTACCATCGTGGAGTTCTCCGACTTTCAGTGTCCATACTGTAGTCGCGTTGTCGCGACCTTGAAGGAGATCGTGCGACTGTACCCAAAGCAGGTACGATTGGCGTTTCGGGACTTCCCGATCGCTAACCTTCACCCCAAGGCGGCGAAGGCGCACGAGGCCGCTCGATGCGCCGGCGAACAAGGGAAGTTTTGGGGGTATCATGATCGACTGTTTGAGTCTCAAGCGCAGGCTACGGTCGCGGACTTCAAACGATTCGCTGAGCAGTTGAAGCTCGATGGCAAGAACTTTGCTACCTGTCTGGACAGCGGAAAGTACGCGGCAGCAGTCGAGGCTGATGTGCAGGAAGGGACGCGCCTCGGCATCACCGGCACCCCGACCTTCTTTATCAACGGACGGCTCGTGGTTGGCGCTCTTCCGCTGGAGATGTTCCAGAAGTTTATCGACCGGGAGCTTCGCCGCTCTGTGAAATAA
- a CDS encoding protein of unknown function (Evidence 5 : No homology to any previously reported sequences), which yields MRDKTPLCGSYAKIYVRSAWIRFARPSLSWPVENGPGFKSIFLDLVKRSGFKYRILKHSVALQTCFTFSPANAAAKQEV from the coding sequence TTGAGGGACAAAACCCCGCTATGCGGCAGCTATGCAAAGATATACGTGCGCAGCGCTTGGATTCGCTTTGCTCGTCCCAGCCTATCGTGGCCCGTCGAGAATGGTCCCGGGTTCAAATCGATTTTTCTTGACTTAGTAAAACGTTCCGGATTTAAATATCGCATACTGAAACACTCAGTTGCTCTTCAAACGTGCTTCACCTTCAGTCCCGCGAACGCAGCGGCGAAGCAAGAGGTGTGA
- a CDS encoding putative cyclase (Evidence 3 : Function proposed based on presence of conserved amino acid motif, structural feature or limited homology), protein MSIEDNKRLVRRLYEETDKQNFGAMDEFFSADLIDHDPPPIPDLKPGLEGIKQAFKVFASAYPDGTHVIHDLIAEGDRVVVRVSGTGTQTGEFKGIKPTGKKVEMTGIVIYRIEGGKIVERWAQHNFLGFVMQQLGVVSLPGMSPHPHPDQPS, encoded by the coding sequence ATGTCGATCGAAGACAACAAGCGTCTGGTACGTCGTCTCTATGAAGAGACCGATAAGCAGAATTTCGGGGCGATGGATGAGTTCTTCTCCGCCGACCTCATCGATCACGATCCACCGCCAATCCCCGATCTTAAACCCGGTCTGGAAGGCATCAAGCAGGCGTTCAAGGTGTTTGCGAGCGCGTACCCTGACGGCACCCATGTCATCCATGATCTCATTGCTGAGGGAGATCGGGTCGTGGTGCGAGTGAGCGGAACCGGAACGCAGACAGGGGAATTCAAGGGGATCAAGCCAACCGGGAAGAAGGTAGAGATGACCGGCATTGTCATCTATCGGATCGAAGGCGGAAAAATCGTGGAGCGCTGGGCGCAGCACAACTTCCTTGGGTTTGTCATGCAGCAACTGGGAGTAGTATCCCTGCCGGGCATGAGCCCTCACCCCCATCCTGACCAGCCAAGCTAA
- a CDS encoding Type III restriction protein res subunit (fragment) has product MDYFLGRRPSGATTDSKVDLGMIVRDIDELVVLNDEAHHIHDPRMAWFKSIEDIHNRLKQKGAALSLQVDVTATPRHNNGAIFVQTVADYPLVEAISQNVVKHPVVPDAASRAKLTERQSAKYTDKYTDYIHLGVIEWRKAYVEHEKMGKKAILFVMTDDTRNCDDVAEYLEGNYPDLQDAVLVIHTKNNGEISESTSGKSKEELDTLREQANAIDGMDSPYKAIISVMVLKEGWDVRNVTTIVGLRAYSAKSNILPEQTLGRGLRKMYPGGLEEYVSVVGTNAFMDFVESIQAEGVVLERKPMGEGTQAKTPLVVEVDKENEKKDIDGLDIDIPVLTPRVYREYKNLGNLDVAAQGYRRVEYLQFSEEEQREIVFKDITTGEVTHTTILDTAGVADYSSVIGYFAQTIMKDLRLVSGYDVLYGKVKAFIRDRLFDRPVDLENPNTLRNLSEPAATKTLLETFKKAINALTVQDKGDTEIRDTIKLRQTRPFVAKDQGYLIPKKSVFNRIIGDSNFELLFARFLEDCDDVVSYGKNYMAVHFKLDYVNADGDIANYHPDFVVKLSGKQVFVVETKGQEELDVPLKMERLRQWCEDINRVQSDVIYDFVYVDEESFEKYKPTSFRQLVAGFREYKEKL; this is encoded by the coding sequence ATGGATTATTTTCTCGGTAGGCGGCCCAGCGGCGCGACCACCGACTCCAAGGTGGATTTGGGCATGATTGTGCGGGATATTGACGAGCTTGTGGTGCTCAACGACGAGGCGCACCATATTCACGACCCGCGCATGGCCTGGTTCAAATCCATCGAAGACATCCACAATCGGCTGAAGCAAAAAGGGGCTGCCCTCTCGCTGCAAGTGGACGTGACCGCCACGCCCAGGCACAACAACGGCGCGATATTCGTGCAGACCGTGGCCGATTACCCGCTGGTGGAAGCCATCTCGCAAAACGTGGTCAAGCACCCCGTCGTACCCGATGCCGCCAGCCGCGCCAAACTGACGGAGCGCCAGAGCGCCAAGTACACCGACAAATACACCGATTACATTCACCTGGGCGTGATCGAGTGGCGCAAGGCGTACGTCGAACATGAAAAGATGGGCAAGAAAGCCATCCTGTTCGTGATGACCGACGACACCCGCAACTGCGACGATGTGGCTGAATATTTGGAAGGCAACTATCCGGACCTGCAGGACGCCGTGCTGGTCATTCACACCAAGAACAACGGCGAGATTTCTGAATCAACATCAGGCAAGAGCAAAGAAGAGTTGGATACGCTGCGCGAGCAAGCCAACGCGATTGATGGAATGGACAGTCCCTACAAGGCTATCATCTCGGTGATGGTGCTCAAAGAGGGCTGGGACGTGCGCAATGTCACCACCATTGTGGGGCTACGTGCCTATTCCGCCAAGAGCAACATCCTGCCCGAACAAACACTTGGGCGCGGCCTGCGCAAGATGTACCCCGGCGGCCTGGAAGAATACGTCAGCGTTGTCGGCACGAATGCCTTTATGGATTTTGTGGAATCCATCCAGGCCGAAGGCGTGGTGCTGGAGCGCAAGCCGATGGGCGAAGGCACGCAAGCGAAAACGCCGCTGGTGGTGGAGGTTGACAAGGAGAACGAGAAGAAAGACATCGACGGGCTGGATATTGACATCCCGGTGCTGACCCCCCGCGTCTATCGGGAATACAAGAACTTGGGTAATCTGGACGTGGCCGCGCAGGGGTATCGGCGCGTGGAGTACCTGCAGTTCAGCGAGGAGGAGCAGCGGGAGATCGTCTTCAAGGACATCACCACCGGCGAGGTAACGCACACCACCATCCTCGACACGGCGGGCGTTGCCGATTACAGCAGTGTGATCGGCTATTTCGCGCAGACCATCATGAAGGACTTGCGGCTGGTCAGCGGCTACGATGTGCTGTACGGCAAGGTCAAGGCGTTTATTCGGGACCGGTTGTTTGACCGGCCGGTAGACCTGGAAAACCCCAACACTCTGCGCAACCTGTCAGAACCGGCTGCTACCAAGACCTTACTTGAGACGTTTAAGAAGGCGATCAACGCCCTCACCGTACAGGACAAAGGCGACACCGAAATCCGCGACACGATCAAGCTGCGGCAGACGCGCCCCTTTGTGGCCAAGGATCAGGGCTACCTCATCCCGAAAAAGAGTGTCTTTAACCGTATCATCGGGGACAGCAACTTTGAACTGCTGTTCGCTCGCTTCCTGGAAGATTGCGACGATGTGGTGTCCTACGGCAAGAACTACATGGCCGTGCATTTCAAGCTGGATTACGTGAACGCTGATGGCGACATTGCTAATTACCACCCCGATTTTGTTGTCAAACTATCCGGCAAGCAGGTGTTCGTTGTAGAAACCAAGGGGCAGGAAGAGCTGGACGTGCCGCTGAAGATGGAACGGTTGCGGCAATGGTGCGAGGACATCAACCGGGTGCAGTCGGATGTGATTTATGACTTTGTGTACGTGGACGAAGAGAGCTTTGAGAAATACAAACCCACCTCTTTCCGGCAATTGGTTGCCGGCTTCAGGGAATACAAAGAGAAACTATAG
- a CDS encoding protein of unknown function (Evidence 5 : No homology to any previously reported sequences), whose amino-acid sequence MQQRRYDAFCEEYNWHRSHEALGRKTPGEVYGASPRPYPGILPPVEYESGVTVRQVRHNGEIKWRGARIYVSDVLAHEPVGLTLIDEDAWEVRYSFHVLGVLEQRLKKIMPATGWHGAEQVNV is encoded by the coding sequence GTGCAGCAGCGCCGGTATGATGCGTTCTGCGAGGAGTACAACTGGCACCGGTCGCATGAGGCGTTGGGACGCAAGACGCCGGGCGAGGTGTATGGCGCGTCGCCCCGGCCTTATCCGGGCATCCTCCCACCGGTTGAGTACGAGTCGGGCGTCACCGTGCGGCAGGTGCGCCACAACGGTGAGATCAAGTGGCGGGGTGCACGCATCTACGTCTCAGACGTCTTGGCGCACGAGCCAGTGGGCCTGACGCTCATTGATGAGGACGCCTGGGAGGTACGTTACAGTTTTCATGTCCTTGGGGTCCTCGAGCAACGCCTCAAGAAGATCATGCCCGCCACAGGCTGGCATGGCGCTGAGCAGGTCAACGTGTAA